The nucleotide sequence GCTGCGCCGACACCCAGCTCCTCGCCCCCATCGCCGCCATGAACACCGGCGCGCGCGCCAACGCCAAACAACAGGTCGCCGGAATGAAGGCCGTCGGCTTCACCCCCATCGGCGTCGCGCTGCGCGCCGCCGCCCAGGACCTCGGCACCGACGGCAAGCGCCGCATCGTGCTCGTCTCCGACGGCGAGGACACCTGCGCCCCGCCGCCGCCCTGCGACGTCGCCCGCGAACTCAAGGCCGCCGGAATCGACCTGGCCATCGACGCCGTGGGCTTCAAGACCACCGGCGCGGCCCGCGACCAGCTCAAGTGCATCGCCGACGTGACCAACGGCTCGTACGCCGACGCCGACAACGCCGAGGCACTCACCACCAACCTCGGGACGCTGTTCCGCAAGGCGTGGACGACGTACCAGGCCACGGGAACGCCCATCAAAGGTTCCATCAACGGGTGTTCGGACGCCCCACTCATCACCCCGGGGCAGTACCTCGACGGCTTCACCGGAGGACGCGACCTCTACTACCAGGTGAAGAAGCGTCCCGACCAACAGCTCCAGGTCAGTGCCACGGCGATCGTCGAGGAAGGCTTCTCGCGCGGCTCCGGTCTGACCGTGCAGGCCGGCACCGTCGGTGACGGAAACCCGGACGACTGGCTGCGCCAATACAAGCAGTCCGCGGGTTGGACCAACATCATCAGCGCCGGAGCCCGCAGCAAGGCCGGCGAGGAAGGAAGGGCGCCCGCGCCCAACGACATCGGCTGCATCATGATCGAAAACAAGATCACCGATGCGGGTGACATGCCCCTGCCCGTCGAACTGTTGGTCGGCATCGCCGACACCGCGACCGCGCGCGCCGGCGAGACCGTGCCGCAGCCGCGCACCGGCCCCGACGCCGTCGGCGGGTTCTCCTTCAACAGCGCGACACCGATCGGCCCCGGCACCTACCGCCAGTCGATCGCGGTCGGCGAAGCGCCTTTCTGGCGTGTGGACCTGAAAGCGGGTCAGCAGCTCACGGTCAAGGCCGGGGTCGACATCCCGCTGGACTTCCCGCAGAAGACGACCGCCGGCTGGACCGTCCAGGTCTACAACGCGACCCGCAACCCGACCACGTGCAACGACAAGGACAGCCGCGTCACCAAGCTGTTCTCGCGGCAGACCGGGCGCTTCGAAACGGTGTGCGGGCCGTGGCAGATCGCCAAACCCGAGGACGCCGGGAGCTTCGACCCCAACGGCTACGCGGTCCCGGGCACCTACTACATCCACGTCCAGGTCGCCGAGCCCGCCGACGAAGCCCTCGGCATCGTGGTCCCGATCGACCTGTCCGTCGAGGTCTCCGGCGAGCCGCGCCCCGGCGCCGACCCGGTGTTCGTCTTCGGCGATCACCCGGCCGGCGGTACCTCCGGAAGCGGTTCCACCTCCGGTGCGGCCACCGGCGGGCAGGCCACGGGCGGTACCGGAAGCACCGGCAAGGGCCAGGGCGGGCAGGCGGTCGACCTGCCCGGCGAGGCGGCGTCCAAGAAGACCGAGAAGTCGACGGTGAGCAAACTCGCCCTGCCGGTCGGCATCGTCATCGCGGTCGCGCTGCTGGGCGGCGTCGGTTACTACGGCCTGCGCCGCCAGAACTGATCCGCCCCGACGGCATCGAGGAGGGCGTGGCACCCGGACCGGGTGTCACGCCCTCCTCGCGTTCGCCGCCTCCGCGCTCCGGCGGCCCGCACCGCCCGGCGCGAACGCCTCAGCGCAGCGGCAGCCCGTCCGCCACGCCCTCACCCGGCTGCGGCACCGCGATCAGCCCCAGTTCCCCGGGCGTCGCCAGCAGCGCGTGGGCGGGCATCACCCGGACGGTGTAACCGAAAGGACCCGTTCGGTCCAGTGCCAGGGACCCCTCGTAGAACCAGCGGCCGTGTTCGTCGCGGTGGACCGGCTTGAGCGGGGCGACCGAGCCGTCGACGATCGCGTCCCGGTCGTCGACGCGGCCGTGCACGACCTGGACCTCGACGTCGGACGGCCGCAGATCACCCAGGCTGACGAAGACCCGCAGGTCGAGCGTGTTGCCGACCTCGGGGGCGTCTCCTATCCCGCCCGACTCGACGTGGTCGACGCGCACCTGCGGCCACGCCGCGCGGACGTCGTGCTTCCACCCCGCGAGGTTCCGGGCGCCGACCAGGTCGTCGGCCGCCATCGCCCGGGCGGCCAGCGCGGCGGGAGCGTACAGGCCGTTGACGTAGTCCTTGACCATGCGCGACGCGAGCACCTTCGGCCCCAGCGAGACCAGGGTGTGCCGGACCATTTCCAGCCAGCGGCCGGGGAGTCCGTCCGCGCCGCGGTCGTAGAAGCGCGCCGCGACATTGTGCTCGATCAGCTCGTACAGCGCGTTGGCCTCGATGTCGTCGCGCCGGTCCGGGTCCTCGACGCCGTCGGCGGTGGGGATCGCCCAGCCGTTGGAGCCGTCGTACCACTCGTCCCACCACCCGTCCAGAATCGACAGGTTGAGGCACCCGTTGAGCGCGGCCTTCATCCCCGAGGTGCCGCACGCCTCGAGCGGCCGGAGCGGGTTGTTGAGCCACACGTCGCAGCCCGGGTAGAGGTGCTGCGCCATCGCGATGTCGTAGTCCGGCAGGAACACGACGCGGTGCCGCACGTCCTCCTGGTCGGAGAACTTGACCAGTTCCTGGACCAGCCGCTTGCCGCCCTCGTCGGCCGGGTGCGCCTTGCCCGCGACCACGATCTGGATCGGGCGCGTGGGGTGCAGCAGCAACCCGCGCAGGCGCTCCTTGTCGCGCAGCATCAGCGTGAGGCGCTTGTACGACGGGACCCGGCGCGCGAAGCCGATCGTCAGCACGTCGGGGTCCAACGCGTGGTCGGTCCACCCGAGTTCGGCGTCGCCCGCGCCGCGCTGCCGCCACGACGCGCGCAGGCGGGCGCGCGCCTCGGTGACGAGTTTGGCGCGCAGCGTACGCCGCAGGTCCCACACCGCCGCGGCGGGGATGTCGTCGATCGCGGTCCAGCCGTGCGCCTCCTCGGCGAGGTCCGGCCCGATCTCGCGCGCGGCCACCTCCAGGACGTCGCGGTCGACCCACGTGGGGGCGTGCACGCCGTTGGTGATCGACCCGATCGGTACGTCCGCGGGGTCGAATCCCGGCCACAGTCCGGCGAACATGCCCTGGCTGACGTGCCCGTGGAGTTCGCTGACGCCGTTGGCGCGCTGCGCCAGGCGCAAGCCCATCACGGCCATGTTGAACACGCCCGGTTCGCCGCCGGGGAAGTCCTCGGCGCCGAGTGCCAGCACGCGGTCGACCGGTACGCCGGGGGCCTCGTTGTCGCCGCCGAAGTGACGGGCGATCAGCTCGCGGTCGAACCGGTCGATTCCGGCCGGGACGGGGGTGTGCGTCGTGAAGACCGTTCCGGCGCGCACCGCTTCGAGGGCGGCGTCGAAGTCGAGCCCGCTGCTCTCGTGGAACTCGCGGATGCGCTCGACGCCGAGGAATCCGGCGTGGCCCTCGTTGGTGTGGAACACCTCCGGCCGCGGGTGGCCGGTGATCCGGCAGAACTCGCGTACCGCGCGCACGCCGCCGACGCCGAGCAGCATCTCCTGGTGCAGCCGGTGCTCGCTGGTGCCGCCGTAGAGGCGGTCGGTCACCTCGCGTTCGAATGGCTCGTTTTCCTCGATGTCCGAGTCGAGCAGCAACAGCGGCACGCGGCCGACCTGGGCACGCCAGATGCGCGCGTGCAGGCGGCGCCCGCCCGGGAGCCCGATGACGACGCGCGCGGCGTCGCCGTCCGGGCCGCGCAGCAGCGTCAGCGGCAGCTCGTTGGGGTCGAGCAGCGGGTAGCGCTCCTGTTGCCAGCCGTCGGCGGACAGTGACTGCCGGAAGTAGCCGTGCTTGTAGAGCAGGCCGACGCCGATGACCGGAACGCCCAGGTCACTGGCCGCCTTGAGGTGGTCGCCCGCGAGGATCCCCAGGCCGCCGGAGTACTGCGGCAGCGCCGCGGTGATACCGAACTCCGGGGAGAAATAGGCGATCGCGGCGGGCGCGCCGTCGGGGGAGGTCCCCGGGTCGGGCAGCGTCTGGTACCAACGCGAGCCGGTGAGGTATTCGTTCAGGTTCTCGGCGGCGACGGTGAGCCTGCCGAGGAATGCGTCGTCCCGGGCGAGTGCGGCGAGTTTCTCGGTCGGCACCGCGCCGAGGAGTCGGACGGGATCCTGGCCGACCGCGGCCCAGGTCTCCGGATCGATGGATGCGAACAGGTCTCGGGTCTCCGGGTGCCAGGACCAGCGGAGATTCATCGCGAGTTCGCCCAGGGGCTCCACGGGAGCGGGCAGAACCGTGCGCACGGTGAATCGGCGAATTGCTCTCACAGCCATCAGACCCTAGCCGCAACCCGGCATGTCTTGCGACAGTGGATGCGTGCTGTTTGCAGAGATGGCAAGAACTTGCATTCGAGGCGCCTGAACACGCGCCTCAGGGCACGGGGTTCGGTTCCGATGCGGTAATTGCGCCGTTTGGACCGTGCCCCGCCTGCTGTCGTGATCGTTGGACAAGCGCGCCGTCTTTCGCCCTTGCACGCATGGGCGAGGACGCGTGTCGCCATCGCCGTTACCGGGCAGTCGAGCAGGAGCGTGGGCATGGGCAGTGCGGCCAGGAAGCATCCGGGTACGTCGGTCCGGTCCCCTCGACGGACCACCGCCGCGTCCGACGGGTCGTCCGGAACGACCAAGGCCGGCGCTGTCACGGCCCGCGCACCCGCCGTCCCCCTCGCAGCAGGACCGGAGCCGATGATCGGTCGCATCCCCAT is from Yinghuangia sp. ASG 101 and encodes:
- the glgP gene encoding alpha-glucan family phosphorylase; its protein translation is MRAIRRFTVRTVLPAPVEPLGELAMNLRWSWHPETRDLFASIDPETWAAVGQDPVRLLGAVPTEKLAALARDDAFLGRLTVAAENLNEYLTGSRWYQTLPDPGTSPDGAPAAIAYFSPEFGITAALPQYSGGLGILAGDHLKAASDLGVPVIGVGLLYKHGYFRQSLSADGWQQERYPLLDPNELPLTLLRGPDGDAARVVIGLPGGRRLHARIWRAQVGRVPLLLLDSDIEENEPFEREVTDRLYGGTSEHRLHQEMLLGVGGVRAVREFCRITGHPRPEVFHTNEGHAGFLGVERIREFHESSGLDFDAALEAVRAGTVFTTHTPVPAGIDRFDRELIARHFGGDNEAPGVPVDRVLALGAEDFPGGEPGVFNMAVMGLRLAQRANGVSELHGHVSQGMFAGLWPGFDPADVPIGSITNGVHAPTWVDRDVLEVAAREIGPDLAEEAHGWTAIDDIPAAAVWDLRRTLRAKLVTEARARLRASWRQRGAGDAELGWTDHALDPDVLTIGFARRVPSYKRLTLMLRDKERLRGLLLHPTRPIQIVVAGKAHPADEGGKRLVQELVKFSDQEDVRHRVVFLPDYDIAMAQHLYPGCDVWLNNPLRPLEACGTSGMKAALNGCLNLSILDGWWDEWYDGSNGWAIPTADGVEDPDRRDDIEANALYELIEHNVAARFYDRGADGLPGRWLEMVRHTLVSLGPKVLASRMVKDYVNGLYAPAALAARAMAADDLVGARNLAGWKHDVRAAWPQVRVDHVESGGIGDAPEVGNTLDLRVFVSLGDLRPSDVEVQVVHGRVDDRDAIVDGSVAPLKPVHRDEHGRWFYEGSLALDRTGPFGYTVRVMPAHALLATPGELGLIAVPQPGEGVADGLPLR
- a CDS encoding vWA domain-containing protein encodes the protein MTLRSRRLRAAALAAPVLLLGGLLPGAPTAGAAPAAPVETGPPPKMELVLDLSGSMNADDAGGQTRLAAAKQAVGRIVDTAPEEAQLGLRVYGAQYPGEDLTQGCADTQLLAPIAAMNTGARANAKQQVAGMKAVGFTPIGVALRAAAQDLGTDGKRRIVLVSDGEDTCAPPPPCDVARELKAAGIDLAIDAVGFKTTGAARDQLKCIADVTNGSYADADNAEALTTNLGTLFRKAWTTYQATGTPIKGSINGCSDAPLITPGQYLDGFTGGRDLYYQVKKRPDQQLQVSATAIVEEGFSRGSGLTVQAGTVGDGNPDDWLRQYKQSAGWTNIISAGARSKAGEEGRAPAPNDIGCIMIENKITDAGDMPLPVELLVGIADTATARAGETVPQPRTGPDAVGGFSFNSATPIGPGTYRQSIAVGEAPFWRVDLKAGQQLTVKAGVDIPLDFPQKTTAGWTVQVYNATRNPTTCNDKDSRVTKLFSRQTGRFETVCGPWQIAKPEDAGSFDPNGYAVPGTYYIHVQVAEPADEALGIVVPIDLSVEVSGEPRPGADPVFVFGDHPAGGTSGSGSTSGAATGGQATGGTGSTGKGQGGQAVDLPGEAASKKTEKSTVSKLALPVGIVIAVALLGGVGYYGLRRQN